One region of Hydrogenobaculum sp. Y04AAS1 genomic DNA includes:
- a CDS encoding efflux RND transporter periplasmic adaptor subunit has product MKAKAVGIVIAILVIVLAIYAFIKRKEYIENEKAAKAYPIVLKTATTQEGTIADKETFLGRFEPKNEASIASRVSAYILYVAKEGTKVKKGDLLVKLDNSNIVSNINALRNNQASIAFQQEALKRNLRALKTKYQNQKKIYERDTVLYHHDAISEEAFEKSQDLYQEAKSQYEATINQIEGLSQTMMGIGNQIKGLEDDLKYTTIVAPFDGVVSKRYLKEGNLAIPGKPIIDLEGTDGKYEVYVDVPQDFVNYVKVGDVETIKLNGKTQNATVETIIPKAQNNMISIKLYLDKNTIGAIPDMYIKTELTKGQCSAALIPKNAVNHTSKGYYALEIINNKVHWAAFTPIARNDEYFCTKDIPPNVRLGIANRSEMLSIQEGQKVLTEGSK; this is encoded by the coding sequence ATGAAAGCTAAAGCAGTTGGTATTGTTATAGCTATTCTTGTAATAGTTTTGGCTATTTACGCTTTTATAAAAAGAAAAGAGTATATAGAAAATGAAAAAGCGGCAAAGGCATATCCTATCGTATTAAAAACGGCAACGACACAAGAGGGAACAATAGCTGATAAAGAAACATTTTTGGGTAGATTTGAACCCAAAAACGAGGCAAGTATAGCATCGAGGGTGAGCGCTTATATCCTCTATGTGGCTAAAGAAGGCACAAAAGTTAAAAAAGGAGATTTGTTGGTAAAATTAGACAACTCAAATATAGTTTCTAATATAAACGCTTTGAGAAATAACCAAGCATCTATAGCTTTTCAACAAGAGGCTTTAAAAAGAAACCTAAGAGCTTTAAAAACCAAATACCAAAACCAAAAAAAGATATATGAAAGAGACACGGTGCTTTATCATCACGATGCTATATCAGAAGAGGCTTTTGAAAAATCCCAAGACTTGTATCAAGAGGCAAAGTCCCAATATGAGGCTACTATAAATCAAATAGAAGGGCTCTCACAGACGATGATGGGCATTGGCAATCAAATAAAGGGTTTAGAAGATGATCTAAAGTATACAACCATTGTAGCTCCTTTTGATGGTGTGGTATCAAAGCGCTATTTAAAAGAAGGAAATTTAGCGATCCCCGGAAAACCAATCATTGATTTGGAAGGCACCGATGGTAAGTATGAGGTTTATGTGGATGTGCCACAAGACTTTGTAAATTATGTAAAAGTAGGTGATGTAGAAACCATAAAACTAAATGGAAAAACTCAAAATGCCACAGTAGAAACCATCATACCAAAAGCCCAAAACAATATGATAAGCATAAAACTATATTTAGACAAAAACACCATAGGTGCAATCCCAGATATGTATATAAAAACAGAGCTTACAAAAGGTCAGTGTAGCGCTGCTCTTATACCAAAAAATGCAGTAAATCATACATCAAAAGGCTATTATGCTCTTGAGATAATAAACAACAAAGTCCATTGGGCAGCTTTTACACCCATTGCAAGAAACGACGAGTATTTTTGTACAAAAGATATACCTCCAAATGTAAGACTTGGTATAGCAAATAGATCTGAGATGCTATCTATCCAAGAAGGACAAAAGGTTCTAACAGAGGGCTCAAAATGA
- a CDS encoding TolC family protein, with product MNLKLKIFISGLILSVNGFSLSLKEAIDLSLKHNTFIQKAKNNIYIKEQERKKAIVSKLGEVDLNADTSKFNTPRYLIPFVVTLPISPSSIPPSAYNLTTLSLSYTIPLFTGFKLLENIKISDLARNIARYNYKLTKRQIVFNVYSLYINGIILKKDLMAQQERLKALEKFYQDVSLGVKLGKFAPVDLMKVQYELALTKASIKSIKDDIDSVKASLNTLTGLKSIDWHFEPIKYKEEHFGNLEQLINIALKNRYELKVAKENEYIAKRKLFLSKSSYLPNIYFNYTYSKIIGGGAEEPQWSYNLMASMPIFDFGKRYFDILSTHKEYLNTKKDYDQTALDIRKEVVDAYSKLNSAKENLRASQKALAYAEEVMKIEELKYKTGAGDMYDTLLAIANFYNTLANMYKNKYTLYLMQKYMDYVLGEKL from the coding sequence ATGAACTTGAAACTTAAAATTTTTATATCTGGTCTTATCTTAAGTGTAAACGGGTTTTCTTTGAGCCTAAAAGAGGCTATAGATCTTAGTCTAAAGCACAACACCTTTATCCAAAAAGCCAAAAACAACATCTATATAAAAGAGCAAGAGCGCAAAAAAGCCATAGTGTCAAAACTTGGTGAGGTAGATCTAAACGCCGATACATCAAAATTTAACACCCCAAGGTATCTCATACCCTTTGTAGTAACGCTTCCAATTTCACCAAGTTCAATACCCCCAAGCGCTTACAATTTGACTACATTGTCTTTGTCTTATACAATCCCTTTGTTTACTGGTTTTAAGCTTTTAGAAAATATAAAAATATCTGATTTAGCACGCAATATAGCAAGGTACAACTATAAACTCACCAAAAGACAAATCGTTTTCAACGTATACTCTTTATATATAAACGGCATTATCCTAAAAAAAGATCTCATGGCTCAACAGGAAAGGCTAAAAGCCTTAGAAAAGTTTTATCAAGATGTGTCTTTGGGAGTAAAGCTTGGAAAGTTTGCACCGGTGGATTTGATGAAAGTTCAATACGAGTTAGCTCTAACTAAAGCCAGTATAAAATCCATAAAAGACGATATAGACTCTGTAAAAGCATCTTTAAACACGCTAACAGGTTTAAAATCTATAGATTGGCATTTTGAACCTATCAAGTACAAAGAAGAGCATTTTGGAAATTTAGAACAACTTATAAATATAGCCCTAAAAAACAGATATGAGCTAAAAGTGGCAAAAGAAAACGAATATATTGCCAAAAGAAAGCTTTTCCTGTCCAAAAGTTCATATCTACCAAATATTTATTTTAACTACACATATTCAAAAATCATAGGTGGTGGTGCCGAAGAGCCCCAATGGAGTTATAACCTTATGGCATCTATGCCAATATTTGATTTTGGGAAAAGGTATTTTGATATACTATCAACTCACAAAGAATACCTAAATACAAAAAAAGACTACGATCAAACCGCCCTTGATATAAGAAAAGAGGTGGTAGATGCTTATTCAAAATTAAACTCCGCAAAAGAAAACTTAAGAGCTTCTCAAAAAGCGCTTGCTTACGCAGAAGAGGTGATGAAGATAGAAGAACTAAAGTATAAAACTGGTGCTGGGGATATGTATGATACTCTTTTGGCGATAGCAAACTTCTACAACACACTTGCAAATATGTATAAAAATAAATATACCCTTTATCTCATGCAAAAATATATGGATTACGTGTTAGGAGAGAAGTTATGA
- a CDS encoding arsenate reductase ArsC gives MNIAFICVGNSCRSQMAEGYAKHFLKDLKSKHNIYSAGMNPKDQIHPLAIEVMKEDGIDISSQYPKALEDIPLKDLDIYITLCGEEACPNIPGVKHLHWGLEDPAKTNDINVFRNVRDIIKQKVKDFLYELET, from the coding sequence ATGAACATAGCTTTTATATGCGTGGGAAACTCTTGTAGAAGCCAAATGGCAGAGGGCTATGCAAAGCATTTTCTAAAGGATTTAAAATCCAAACACAACATATACTCCGCTGGGATGAACCCAAAAGATCAAATACATCCTTTGGCCATAGAGGTAATGAAAGAAGATGGGATAGATATAAGTTCTCAATACCCAAAAGCCTTGGAAGATATACCTCTAAAAGACCTTGATATATATATCACGCTTTGCGGTGAAGAGGCTTGCCCAAACATACCAGGAGTTAAGCATCTTCACTGGGGTTTAGAAGACCCAGCCAAAACAAACGATATAAACGTTTTTAGAAACGTTAGAGACATCATAAAACAAAAGGTAAAAGATTTTTTGTATGAACTTGAAACTTAA
- a CDS encoding metalloregulator ArsR/SmtB family transcription factor gives MTKEELRRIFYALSDDIRLEIVSMLLKEEEICVCSFMKHFNMSQPNISFHLRILKDASLLKARKQGKWVYYSINKENQVLELLKDIIIESVNVDIDYLSCSIEEGPRS, from the coding sequence ATGACAAAAGAAGAGCTAAGGCGCATATTTTATGCGCTTTCTGATGATATAAGGCTTGAGATAGTAAGTATGCTACTAAAAGAAGAAGAGATATGCGTATGTAGTTTCATGAAGCATTTTAACATGTCTCAGCCAAATATCTCTTTTCATCTTAGGATTTTAAAAGATGCTTCTTTGTTAAAAGCTAGAAAACAAGGCAAATGGGTTTATTATTCAATAAACAAAGAAAACCAAGTTTTGGAGCTTTTAAAAGATATCATAATAGAATCTGTAAATGTTGACATAGATTATTTATCTTGTAGTATAGAGGAGGGGCCAAGATCATGA
- a CDS encoding prenyltransferase/squalene oxidase repeat-containing protein, with protein sequence MEKAIEKSVEYVMSKLCSDGGYSFYRHIYLEESNIYDTYYAIRTLIMFGKSISDKTIRYILNSFLEADTLEKYYYSIRCIELLKEDPRTYRKDVELRFEISTKQLEDINLELLRILMFKRISAYYDIGYSEEKTKHFISSIDKSDIKTVSLIYAITSNLEKDIDPYFDKDLGIVPIPNLKYTNISTLYAGYWLLKALNRELKYISKAKEFVLMTQDKYGAFSETKEALPDLRSNYCGIFILNL encoded by the coding sequence ATGGAAAAAGCTATTGAAAAATCTGTAGAATATGTGATGTCTAAGCTGTGTAGCGATGGCGGGTATTCGTTTTATAGGCATATATATTTGGAAGAATCAAACATTTACGATACTTACTATGCCATAAGAACGCTCATAATGTTTGGTAAAAGTATATCTGATAAAACTATCCGATATATCCTAAACTCATTTTTAGAGGCTGATACACTTGAAAAATATTATTATTCTATTAGATGTATTGAGCTTTTAAAAGAAGATCCTAGAACATATAGAAAAGACGTTGAGCTACGCTTTGAGATATCCACTAAACAATTAGAAGATATAAACTTAGAACTTTTAAGGATACTGATGTTTAAAAGGATATCAGCATACTACGATATAGGATACTCTGAAGAAAAAACCAAGCATTTTATAAGCTCTATAGATAAATCAGATATAAAAACGGTTTCTTTAATATATGCAATAACAAGTAATTTGGAAAAAGATATAGACCCTTATTTTGACAAGGATTTAGGCATAGTGCCAATCCCTAACTTAAAATATACAAACATTTCAACTCTTTATGCAGGTTATTGGCTTTTAAAAGCTCTAAACAGAGAATTAAAGTACATTTCAAAAGCAAAAGAGTTTGTACTTATGACCCAGGACAAATACGGTGCTTTTTCAGAAACCAAAGAAGCACTACCAGATTTAAGATCAAACTACTGCGGTATTTTCATATTGAACCTATGA
- a CDS encoding class I SAM-dependent methyltransferase — translation MLESLIQEVSKKLEEGLCVELPDGRVLGSGNCKVKVKDKNVILNILKDPEMGFGEAYMKGAIEIDGDIERFLVACLNYLEENKQEKNFRNSLFRNILKYTGLLKFTEEKEVRSHYDLGNDFYKLWLDDSMTYSCAFFTDAHQSLEMAQKEKRKIIYGKLQLTDGDKLLDIGCGWGAIILEVSKLYNIEAVGITVSKNQYDYVKSKIENNGLSSRTRVYLMHYEDLPSLGEKFNKIVSVGMFEHVGKGRHKDFFKIVHNTIEEKGLFLLHTIGKVLPESQSKWIRKYIFPGGYLPALTEIIEATKGSEFNLIDIDDWRLHYYKTLQEWRKRFYKHAEEVVKKNGEEFFRMWDLYLIGSAVSFLTGSNHLFQILFSKGVLNEYPVIKRQFLSPITINKLSYDYSY, via the coding sequence ATGTTAGAATCTTTAATTCAGGAGGTTAGTAAAAAGTTAGAAGAAGGACTATGCGTCGAGCTTCCAGACGGTAGAGTTCTCGGTAGTGGTAATTGCAAAGTTAAAGTCAAAGATAAGAATGTTATATTAAACATACTAAAAGATCCTGAAATGGGCTTTGGAGAGGCATATATGAAAGGAGCCATAGAGATAGATGGAGATATTGAGAGATTTTTAGTGGCCTGCCTTAATTATCTTGAAGAAAATAAACAAGAGAAAAATTTTAGAAATAGTTTATTTAGAAATATTCTTAAATATACCGGACTTCTGAAGTTTACTGAGGAAAAGGAAGTAAGAAGTCATTATGATCTTGGCAACGACTTTTATAAGCTTTGGCTTGATGATTCTATGACATATTCTTGTGCTTTTTTTACAGATGCACATCAGAGTTTAGAGATGGCGCAAAAGGAAAAAAGGAAGATTATATATGGGAAACTGCAACTTACCGATGGGGATAAATTATTGGATATAGGCTGTGGTTGGGGTGCCATAATTCTTGAAGTATCAAAACTATACAACATAGAAGCTGTAGGTATAACGGTTTCAAAAAACCAATACGATTATGTAAAATCAAAGATAGAAAACAATGGACTAAGTAGTAGAACAAGAGTTTATCTAATGCACTATGAAGATCTACCAAGCCTTGGAGAGAAGTTTAACAAAATAGTTTCGGTAGGTATGTTTGAGCATGTAGGTAAAGGAAGACATAAAGACTTCTTTAAAATAGTACACAATACTATTGAAGAAAAAGGCCTTTTCCTCCTTCACACCATAGGAAAGGTTTTGCCAGAAAGCCAGAGCAAGTGGATAAGAAAGTACATATTTCCCGGAGGATATTTACCTGCACTTACCGAAATAATCGAAGCAACCAAAGGGTCAGAATTCAACCTTATAGATATAGATGATTGGAGACTCCATTATTACAAGACGCTTCAAGAGTGGAGAAAAAGATTTTATAAGCATGCCGAAGAAGTTGTGAAAAAAAATGGCGAGGAGTTCTTCCGCATGTGGGACCTTTACTTAATAGGTTCTGCGGTATCGTTCCTGACCGGTTCCAATCATCTTTTTCAAATTCTTTTTTCTAAAGGTGTACTTAATGAATACCCTGTTATAAAAAGACAATTCCTTAGCCCTATAACTATTAATAAATTAAGCTATGATTATTCATATTGA
- a CDS encoding HEAT repeat domain-containing protein has product MKWFCPYCWAELKGDERICPNCGKDIYHFTSLDFDEKLLYGLDNPIPENRMLVIEVIEKRKNQKAVPKLCSMLSEEKDTYELMAIVKALLSISTKEAIDCLKHHNFDKNAILRKFLEDHLNKY; this is encoded by the coding sequence ATGAAATGGTTTTGTCCTTATTGCTGGGCTGAACTAAAAGGGGATGAAAGGATATGTCCCAATTGCGGGAAAGATATCTATCATTTTACATCTCTTGATTTTGATGAAAAACTCTTATACGGCCTTGATAACCCAATACCAGAGAATAGAATGCTTGTAATAGAAGTAATAGAAAAAAGAAAAAATCAAAAAGCTGTTCCTAAGCTTTGTAGTATGCTATCAGAAGAAAAAGACACCTACGAGCTAATGGCTATCGTCAAAGCCCTTTTGTCTATATCAACCAAAGAAGCTATAGATTGTCTTAAGCATCATAACTTTGATAAAAACGCCATACTAAGAAAGTTTTTAGAAGATCATCTTAATAAATACTAG
- the pyk gene encoding pyruvate kinase, which translates to MIDFPKSKTKIVCTIGPASQEVETLTKMIENGMNIARINFAHGSFEEHETVVENIRKASKIVGKDVTIMGDLPGPKIRIGDIKPMEIKKGDILILSEKPQEGVIPINFKDFSKYVKVGDSIYMNDGFVELMVEKVEDDKVYAVSLSAGKISSHKGVNLPNVDLPVRAIGDYEKRCIDFAKKIDMDAISVSFVKDQRDVIDAKEYCNTIDYHPFIIAKIERPQALKNIDEILEASDGIMVARGDLGIETPIECIAMAQKHIIKKANLAGKPVITATQMLESMIESPRPTRAEASDVANAILDGTDCIMVSEESAIGKHPDLVVSTLANIAACVEKEFDKNPIYKAFLQELSTLNTLEDIMAYNAFNMAKHINASLVIVPTTSGTTARRMSKFKLPVWVLGITRDERVKKHLGFSYGVFGFYDQNPPTDKYSVNAWKEYIKNIVGDNLYKSLQNTYAVLLRGPSKRNKDVGNSLEVIKL; encoded by the coding sequence ATGATAGATTTTCCAAAAAGTAAAACAAAGATCGTATGCACCATAGGACCAGCTTCACAAGAGGTTGAAACTCTTACAAAGATGATAGAAAATGGAATGAACATTGCAAGGATAAACTTTGCTCATGGGAGTTTTGAAGAGCATGAAACTGTTGTAGAAAATATAAGAAAAGCCTCAAAAATAGTAGGCAAAGATGTAACGATAATGGGAGATTTACCGGGACCAAAGATAAGAATAGGGGATATCAAACCGATGGAGATTAAAAAAGGAGATATCCTCATCTTATCAGAAAAGCCCCAAGAAGGAGTAATACCAATAAATTTTAAGGATTTTAGTAAGTATGTGAAAGTAGGTGATAGTATATACATGAACGATGGTTTTGTAGAGCTAATGGTGGAGAAAGTAGAAGATGATAAAGTATACGCCGTTAGCCTAAGCGCCGGTAAAATCTCTTCTCACAAAGGCGTAAATTTACCAAATGTAGACCTTCCGGTAAGAGCCATCGGTGATTATGAAAAAAGATGTATCGATTTTGCTAAAAAGATAGATATGGATGCTATAAGCGTATCCTTTGTAAAAGACCAAAGAGATGTAATAGATGCAAAAGAATATTGCAACACCATAGATTATCATCCTTTTATAATAGCTAAAATAGAAAGACCACAGGCTTTAAAAAATATAGATGAGATTTTAGAAGCCTCGGATGGTATCATGGTGGCAAGAGGGGATCTTGGCATAGAAACACCTATAGAATGTATAGCTATGGCCCAAAAACATATCATCAAAAAAGCCAACTTAGCTGGAAAACCTGTGATAACAGCTACCCAAATGCTTGAATCCATGATAGAAAGCCCAAGACCCACAAGGGCAGAAGCCTCAGATGTTGCCAACGCCATATTGGATGGTACAGATTGTATCATGGTATCTGAAGAGTCAGCGATAGGAAAACACCCAGATTTGGTGGTATCTACGTTGGCAAATATAGCAGCGTGCGTTGAAAAAGAGTTTGACAAAAACCCTATCTACAAAGCTTTTTTGCAAGAGCTATCAACTTTAAACACCTTAGAAGATATAATGGCATACAACGCTTTTAACATGGCAAAGCATATAAACGCATCTCTTGTGATTGTACCCACCACCAGCGGTACTACAGCAAGGCGTATGAGCAAGTTTAAACTCCCTGTTTGGGTGCTTGGTATCACACGTGATGAGAGGGTGAAAAAACATTTGGGGTTTTCTTACGGGGTTTTTGGCTTTTACGATCAAAACCCTCCCACCGACAAATACAGTGTAAACGCTTGGAAAGAGTATATAAAAAACATCGTTGGAGATAATCTTTATAAAAGCCTACAAAACACTTACGCAGTGCTTCTCAGAGGACCTTCTAAAAGAAATAAAGACGTTGGTAACTCTTTGGAGGTTATAAAACTCTAG
- a CDS encoding chloride channel protein — MDNIFHKIGSFISRQDYFLKWFILGLINGVVSGLGALFFYYSLKLCEFIFFNKILHYHIPSPTGEEPNNLIFKPGLVYLLPIVIAFGGFIAGFIVFKWAPEAEGHGTDAAIDAYHNKKGFIRDRVIFIKSIASAITIGSGGSAGREGPTALISAGIGSWLARLLGLSEKDRERMLALGIGAGIGTIFKAPIGGAILGAEILYKSDLQADNIFPGLVASAVGYSIFGSIVGFVPVFGYYLQNFNPLRLPLYIILGIVCGIVGRIYAKTFYYFKDNLFKSLKTNIYLKPVIGMFLTGIIGMAFPEVLGTGYGWLQGAIDTKFSMFDTYGIPLFIFFVLLAFIKIIATSLTVGSGASGGVFAPGLFIGGFLGAGLGIVYHQLFPSLVNTSHIGGFVIVGMLALFGAAGKAPVAVTLMVVEMTGSYQLLPACMLAVAVAYLISGDYSIYKSQVKTREDSPAYKSLA; from the coding sequence ATGGATAATATATTCCACAAGATAGGTAGTTTTATATCAAGGCAAGATTATTTTTTAAAGTGGTTTATACTTGGGCTAATAAACGGTGTTGTATCTGGGCTTGGTGCTCTTTTCTTTTATTATAGTTTAAAGCTTTGCGAGTTTATATTTTTTAACAAAATCCTTCATTATCATATACCATCTCCCACTGGTGAGGAACCAAACAACCTTATTTTTAAGCCGGGATTGGTTTATCTACTACCCATTGTAATAGCTTTTGGTGGTTTTATAGCCGGATTCATAGTGTTTAAGTGGGCTCCGGAGGCTGAAGGTCATGGCACAGATGCTGCTATAGATGCCTATCACAACAAAAAAGGTTTTATAAGAGATAGGGTGATTTTTATAAAATCAATAGCTTCTGCCATTACTATAGGATCTGGTGGTTCTGCTGGAAGAGAAGGTCCTACGGCGCTCATATCTGCAGGGATAGGCTCTTGGCTTGCAAGACTTTTGGGGCTCAGCGAAAAAGATAGAGAAAGGATGTTGGCCTTAGGTATAGGAGCAGGTATAGGCACTATCTTTAAAGCTCCCATAGGTGGTGCTATCTTAGGAGCTGAAATCCTTTACAAATCTGATTTACAAGCCGATAACATATTTCCTGGGCTTGTGGCTTCTGCTGTAGGATATTCTATATTTGGAAGTATCGTTGGTTTTGTTCCTGTGTTTGGGTATTATTTGCAAAATTTTAACCCTCTAAGATTGCCCCTTTATATAATCTTAGGTATCGTGTGCGGAATCGTTGGACGCATATATGCAAAAACATTTTATTATTTTAAAGATAATCTTTTTAAAAGCCTAAAAACAAACATATATTTAAAACCTGTCATAGGTATGTTTTTAACAGGTATTATAGGTATGGCTTTCCCGGAGGTTTTAGGAACTGGTTACGGTTGGCTTCAGGGTGCTATAGATACAAAGTTTAGTATGTTTGATACATACGGTATTCCTCTTTTTATATTCTTTGTTTTGTTGGCTTTTATAAAAATAATAGCCACATCTTTGACGGTAGGTTCTGGAGCTTCTGGGGGTGTGTTTGCACCGGGGCTTTTTATAGGTGGATTTTTAGGAGCGGGGCTTGGTATTGTTTACCATCAGCTTTTTCCGTCTTTGGTGAATACAAGTCATATAGGTGGTTTTGTGATAGTTGGTATGCTGGCTTTGTTTGGCGCCGCTGGTAAGGCTCCTGTGGCAGTGACTCTTATGGTGGTAGAGATGACGGGTAGTTATCAGCTTTTACCAGCTTGTATGTTGGCGGTGGCGGTAGCTTACCTTATATCTGGAGATTATTCTATATACAAATCCCAAGTAAAAACAAGAGAAGATTCACCCGCTTACAAAAGCTTGGCTTAA
- a CDS encoding DUF190 domain-containing protein — protein MKKLRIYYKEQDKIGHKNVKNYIYGLLEEIGIKGATIYESIYSYGPSGRVSNEYIEVESYNPGMKMEIVDEDEKINTLVDRLKDKNIHIVIADCQVVHG, from the coding sequence ATGAAGAAGCTAAGAATATACTACAAAGAGCAAGATAAAATAGGGCATAAAAATGTAAAAAATTATATCTATGGGCTTTTAGAAGAAATTGGTATAAAAGGCGCCACTATATACGAGTCAATTTATTCTTATGGACCCTCTGGCCGGGTTTCAAACGAATATATAGAAGTAGAATCTTATAATCCGGGCATGAAGATGGAGATAGTAGATGAAGATGAAAAAATAAACACTCTTGTAGACAGACTAAAAGACAAAAATATTCATATTGTTATAGCAGATTGCCAGGTAGTGCATGGATAA
- a CDS encoding DUF190 domain-containing protein → MKGYLLQILIEHGIKYKGKSLCSSIEHVCMENNIHGATVFRAIEGYGKSRKIHHHGLFEKNEPIAVEIIDTKENIEKILPVLKNILQELNTGLITLEEVEIVR, encoded by the coding sequence ATGAAAGGGTATCTTCTTCAAATACTTATAGAGCATGGGATAAAGTATAAAGGTAAATCTTTGTGCAGTAGCATAGAGCATGTTTGCATGGAAAACAATATTCACGGTGCAACGGTGTTCAGAGCTATAGAGGGTTATGGTAAATCCCGTAAAATACATCATCATGGTTTATTTGAAAAAAATGAACCAATAGCCGTTGAAATCATAGACACAAAAGAGAATATAGAAAAAATATTACCTGTATTAAAAAATATACTTCAAGAGTTAAACACAGGTCTTATAACCCTTGAAGAGGTGGAGATAGTAAGATGA
- the crcB gene encoding fluoride efflux transporter CrcB, translating into MNYLAVLVGGGVGALVRYLVSIFIQKFVPNFPLGTMVINTTGAFLIGFLSIYLTEVIDAPPNIRLLLITGFLGGYTTFSTFTLEGIGLINNGDYLKAFYYIVGTNVIGFLFVALGRFLGGLL; encoded by the coding sequence GTGAACTACTTAGCGGTTCTTGTAGGTGGTGGTGTAGGTGCTTTGGTGAGGTATCTAGTATCTATTTTTATTCAGAAGTTTGTGCCAAACTTTCCTCTTGGTACAATGGTGATAAATACAACGGGAGCGTTTTTAATAGGGTTTTTAAGCATATACCTAACTGAGGTGATAGATGCTCCTCCAAATATAAGACTTCTTCTTATAACAGGCTTTCTTGGTGGATATACGACATTTTCTACATTTACATTAGAAGGCATAGGTCTTATAAACAATGGAGATTATTTAAAAGCTTTTTATTATATAGTGGGCACAAACGTAATTGGGTTTTTATTTGTGGCTCTTGGTAGATTTTTGGGAGGTTTGTTATGA